In a genomic window of Gigantopelta aegis isolate Gae_Host chromosome 9, Gae_host_genome, whole genome shotgun sequence:
- the LOC121380828 gene encoding glycoprotein-N-acetylgalactosamine 3-beta-galactosyltransferase 1-like, translating to MAAARFMDTMSAVRVVFGVCFGITVTVLVIESGCFVCVDLYHVGDVGWRDQIRRYVAQNTWAEDNETQARRIGDRVKLTCVVILPAKQFTETYATIQQTWTKRCDNVLYFSNVLPLEDNVVKVDNPENIELEYSASVLFNVLNYVYRYHKTNTDWVLKVVPQTYIIVENLKLFLSDKNPKEPIYYGQKFSQLGLTFPCAYAGYVISREALRRLATEGSKEAKCRTGRNEEDVFAIARCLKTLGVAFGDSLDSRNRSRFNSVAVEHVATHVFDDWYLAIDINANVTILGVSSISPSAISLGPYGLNNLMALEYYFYHVRRYGVVPRGIA from the exons ATGGCGGCTGCTAGGTTTATGGACACGATGTCGGCTGTTAGGGTTGTGTTTGGGGTATGTTTCGGAATCACCGTGACCGTGCTGGTCATAGAGAGCGGGTGTTTCGTGTGCGTGGACCTATACCATGTGGGCGACGTCGGCTGGAGAGATCAAATAAGAAGATACGTCGCTCAGAACACGTGGGCTGAAG ACAATGAGACCCAAGCCAGAAGAATAGGCGATAGAGTAAAACTGACGTGTGTTGTAATTCTGCCAGCCAAGCAGTTCACTGAGACATACGCGACAATACAACAGACGTGGACAAAACGTTGCGACAACGTCCTCTACTTCAGCAACGTTCTACCGCTGGAAGACAATGTCGTTAAAGTCGATAATCCCGAAAACATCGAGCTCGAATACAGCGCTTCAGTCTTATTCAACGTTTTGAACTACGTTTACAGATATCACAAAACCAACACAGACTGGGTCCTTAAGGTGGTGCCTCAAACATACATCATTGTAGAAAACTTGAAGCTTTTCTTAAGTGATAAAAATCCCAAAGAACCGATTTACTATGGCCAGAAATTTTCACAGTTGGGGTTGACATTTCCATGTGCTTATGCCGGGTACGTGATCAGCAGAGAAGCCCTTCGTCGCCTAGCAACAGAGGGATCAAAAGAAGCAAAATGTCGGACAGGAAGAAACGAGGAGGATGTGTTTGCTATTGCCCGATGTTTGAAGACCCTCGGCGTAGCGTTTGGAGATTCGCTCGATTCCAGGAACAGGAGTCGGTTCAACTCGGTGGCTGTAGAACACGTGGCTACTCATGTCTTCGATGACTGGTACCTGGCGATTGACATTAATGCTAACGTTACTATCTTG GGCGTCTCATCCATAAGCCCCTCGGCCATCAGCTTGGGTCCCTATGGTCTGAACAACTTAATGGCGCTGGAATACTACTTCTACCACGTCAGACGATACGGAGTTGTTCCAAGAGGAATCGCCTGA